A genomic segment from Lignipirellula cremea encodes:
- a CDS encoding phosphatidate cytidylyltransferase produces the protein MNLLPLVPPLEPPVWWTLGAMFTAMLVGTGIRWASLRKADTPEAESRLASLRTWWILAGLLAANVLLGPVAICVTLTVVGWLGLREYFAITAPADAVRPGQWLALAIVPVHYLLVGLGQLGAAWLLLPLILVGLCLAEGGTSPRGAFFWKAWIEFRGVLLVVFCLSHAVLLFTARGEDVSYSQAAGRFLFLVLLTELNDISQALWGRRLGVHKITPVLSPHKTWEGLIGGAITTVLAAVALGYGLSSWNQGPGWLFSGLAGLMISLGGFAGDLSISAIKRQAGVKDSGDLLPGMGGVLDRIDSLNFTAPLFFYFVCFAAE, from the coding sequence ATGAACCTTTTACCCCTTGTTCCACCGCTAGAGCCGCCCGTCTGGTGGACGCTGGGCGCCATGTTTACGGCGATGCTGGTCGGTACAGGGATTCGGTGGGCGTCGCTGCGGAAAGCAGACACGCCGGAGGCAGAGTCCCGCCTCGCCAGCCTGCGGACCTGGTGGATTCTGGCCGGACTGCTTGCGGCGAATGTGCTGCTGGGCCCCGTGGCGATCTGTGTGACGCTAACGGTTGTCGGCTGGTTAGGGCTGCGGGAATACTTCGCCATTACGGCCCCGGCCGACGCTGTGCGGCCGGGCCAGTGGCTGGCTCTGGCGATCGTTCCCGTGCATTATCTTCTCGTCGGGCTGGGACAGCTGGGGGCGGCCTGGCTGTTGCTGCCGCTGATTCTGGTCGGGCTTTGTCTGGCGGAGGGCGGGACGTCGCCCCGGGGCGCGTTCTTCTGGAAAGCGTGGATCGAATTCCGCGGCGTGCTGCTGGTCGTGTTCTGCCTGTCGCATGCGGTGCTGTTGTTCACGGCCCGAGGAGAGGACGTCAGCTATTCCCAGGCGGCCGGACGATTCCTGTTCCTGGTGCTGCTCACCGAACTGAACGATATCAGCCAGGCCCTCTGGGGCCGTCGATTGGGAGTGCATAAAATCACGCCGGTGCTTTCGCCCCATAAAACGTGGGAAGGCCTGATCGGCGGGGCCATTACGACCGTGCTGGCGGCCGTCGCACTGGGCTATGGTTTGTCGTCCTGGAACCAGGGACCCGGCTGGCTTTTCTCGGGGCTGGCCGGCTTAATGATTTCACTCGGCGGTTTTGCGGGCGATCTTTCCATCTCGGCCATCAAACGCCAGGCGGGCGTCAAGGACAGCGGCGATCTGCTGCCTGGCATGGGCGGGGTGCTGGACCGGATCGACAGCCTGAACTTTACCGCTCCGTTATTCTTTTACTTCGTCTGTTTTGCCGCCGAATAG
- a CDS encoding CDP-alcohol phosphatidyltransferase family protein yields the protein MSTAEPRPPSLLNLPNLLCAVRLAGSPVLVLLALENLTQAFFVLLICLLATDWIDGKLAILWKQQTAFGARLDTVADVALYAAMLFGLLWMRGDLLRNEWAWLLAVPVTYGVSVTASWWKFGRFPSYHTRAAKTCWLLTSIAAICIFGGWGVWPLRVAAVAVALTNLEATAITAVLTQRRSNVVSVYHAWRAEQKAAPAEESKPTE from the coding sequence ATGTCGACCGCCGAGCCGCGGCCTCCTTCGCTGTTGAATCTTCCGAACCTGCTCTGCGCGGTGCGGCTGGCCGGTTCGCCCGTACTGGTCCTGCTGGCGCTGGAGAATCTAACGCAGGCGTTTTTCGTCCTGCTGATCTGCCTGCTGGCGACCGACTGGATTGACGGCAAACTGGCCATTTTGTGGAAGCAGCAAACAGCTTTCGGCGCTCGTCTGGACACGGTGGCGGACGTGGCTCTGTATGCGGCCATGCTGTTCGGCCTGCTCTGGATGCGGGGCGATCTGCTGCGGAACGAGTGGGCCTGGCTGCTGGCCGTGCCGGTTACCTACGGCGTGAGCGTGACGGCCAGCTGGTGGAAGTTTGGCCGTTTTCCCAGCTACCATACACGGGCCGCGAAAACCTGCTGGCTGCTGACCAGCATCGCCGCGATCTGCATTTTTGGCGGCTGGGGAGTCTGGCCGCTCAGGGTGGCAGCCGTCGCGGTCGCCCTGACCAATCTGGAGGCGACCGCCATCACGGCCGTACTCACTCAGCGTCGATCCAATGTGGTTTCGGTCTATCATGCATGGCGGGCTGAGCAGAAAGCCGCCCCTGCGGAAGAGAGCAAACCGACCGAATAA
- the aspS gene encoding aspartate--tRNA ligase, which produces MLRTHTCGELRADHAGEEVTLCGWVDSSREHGLGLVFIDIRDRYGKTQVVAAPQGGDAVMEAARKLRSEDVIQVRGEVAPRLEGTSNDKLATGQIEVRILEIKKLNDSQTPPFTPTQQDLPSEDLRLRYRYLDLRRPEMQRTMLLRSRIIKLMRDYFDVHQFIDVETPILGRSTPEGARDYLVPSRVHPGKFYALPQSPQLYKQILMMAGYDRYVQVARCFRDEDLRADRQPEFTQLDVEMSFIDTEDIVGMIDGLVAKLAKELLDIEVTLPLQRMTYDEAMERFGHDAPDLRFGMELIDCSDVAAECSFRVFKGAVDGGGKVRGINGKGAAASYSRKKIDELTELVQNDFGAKGLAWFRVEEDGTLFSPIAKQFQPEELEKIKERMQAEPGDLLLFIADKWEVTCKALYGLRKRLGAELKLYDPNQMHFSWIVEFPMFAWDEEEKRWDAMHHPFTAPRDEDLQYLESDPGKCRAKAYDLVINGSEAGGGTIRIHDSAVQAKVFELLGMSDETARERFGFLLDALQFGAPPHGGIALGIDRVVMLFGKLDNIRDCIAFPKTQKAADMMTGAPGQVDTRQLRELSVKVVSE; this is translated from the coding sequence TTGTTACGGACCCACACCTGCGGCGAGTTACGCGCTGACCATGCTGGCGAAGAAGTCACCCTGTGCGGCTGGGTCGATAGCTCCCGCGAACACGGCCTTGGCCTCGTGTTTATCGACATCCGCGACCGCTACGGAAAAACCCAGGTTGTCGCTGCCCCCCAGGGCGGAGACGCCGTCATGGAAGCGGCCCGCAAACTGCGATCGGAAGATGTGATCCAGGTCCGCGGCGAAGTGGCCCCCCGACTGGAGGGCACCAGTAACGACAAACTGGCGACGGGCCAGATTGAAGTCCGCATTCTGGAGATCAAAAAACTCAACGACAGCCAGACTCCGCCCTTTACCCCGACGCAGCAGGATCTGCCCAGCGAGGATCTGCGCCTGCGGTATCGATATCTGGACCTCCGCCGTCCGGAAATGCAGCGGACCATGCTGCTCCGCAGCCGCATCATCAAATTGATGCGCGACTATTTCGACGTCCACCAGTTTATCGACGTCGAAACGCCCATCCTGGGTCGCAGCACGCCCGAAGGCGCCCGTGACTATCTGGTGCCCAGCCGCGTGCATCCCGGCAAGTTCTACGCCTTGCCGCAGTCGCCGCAGCTATATAAACAGATACTCATGATGGCCGGCTACGACCGTTATGTGCAGGTCGCTCGCTGCTTCCGCGACGAAGACCTGCGGGCCGATCGCCAACCGGAATTCACCCAGCTCGACGTCGAAATGTCGTTTATCGACACCGAGGACATCGTCGGCATGATCGACGGCCTGGTCGCCAAACTGGCGAAAGAGCTGCTGGATATCGAAGTCACCCTGCCCCTGCAGCGGATGACTTACGACGAAGCGATGGAGCGTTTTGGCCACGACGCGCCCGACCTGCGGTTCGGCATGGAGCTGATCGACTGCTCGGATGTGGCCGCCGAATGTTCGTTCCGTGTATTCAAAGGCGCCGTCGATGGAGGCGGCAAGGTCCGCGGCATCAACGGCAAAGGGGCCGCCGCCAGCTACTCCCGTAAAAAGATCGACGAACTGACAGAGTTGGTGCAGAACGACTTTGGCGCCAAAGGCCTCGCCTGGTTCCGCGTGGAAGAGGACGGCACGCTGTTCTCCCCCATCGCCAAACAGTTCCAGCCCGAAGAGCTGGAAAAAATCAAAGAGCGGATGCAGGCCGAACCGGGCGACTTGCTGCTGTTTATCGCCGACAAATGGGAAGTCACCTGCAAAGCCCTGTACGGTCTGCGCAAACGTCTGGGCGCCGAACTCAAGCTCTACGATCCCAACCAGATGCACTTCTCCTGGATCGTCGAATTTCCCATGTTCGCCTGGGACGAAGAAGAGAAGCGCTGGGACGCCATGCACCATCCGTTCACCGCTCCTCGCGATGAAGACCTGCAGTACCTGGAAAGCGATCCCGGTAAATGCCGGGCCAAGGCGTACGACCTGGTCATCAACGGTTCGGAAGCCGGCGGCGGCACGATCCGTATCCACGACTCGGCCGTCCAGGCGAAGGTCTTCGAGCTGCTCGGCATGAGCGATGAAACAGCCCGCGAACGGTTCGGCTTCCTGCTGGACGCTTTGCAGTTTGGCGCCCCGCCGCACGGCGGCATTGCCCTGGGGATCGACCGGGTGGTGATGCTGTTCGGCAAGCTGGACAACATCCGCGACTGCATCGCCTTCCCCAAAACGCAAAAAGCAGCCGACATGATGACCGGCGCCCCCGGCCAGGTCGACACCCGCCAACTCCGCGAGCTGTCAGTCAAAGTCGTCAGCGAATAA
- a CDS encoding SUKH-3 domain-containing protein — protein MSEKNKLGTFSVRAIETLSLQGWETGRHVSIEAYQDELTTHGFLLNDVARQILESFAGCSFAVPEGGIAWIVFNITQARHTFKPTHVPVLEVLLEEEGPCPAGGGAGHILFACPSGKVALLQEQWFSLLAADSFADLLEAILFKDLRHCHEVPNVEECCPDW, from the coding sequence ATGTCAGAAAAAAACAAGCTTGGAACGTTCTCGGTTCGAGCAATAGAAACGCTTTCCTTGCAAGGCTGGGAGACTGGACGTCACGTCTCGATCGAAGCATACCAGGATGAATTAACGACCCATGGTTTCCTGCTCAACGACGTTGCGAGGCAAATACTCGAGTCCTTTGCCGGTTGCTCTTTTGCAGTTCCTGAGGGCGGCATCGCGTGGATTGTATTCAACATCACGCAGGCTCGTCACACCTTCAAGCCAACCCATGTGCCGGTGCTAGAAGTACTGCTTGAGGAAGAGGGCCCCTGCCCAGCAGGCGGTGGAGCAGGCCATATTCTGTTTGCCTGCCCCTCCGGCAAAGTTGCCTTGCTGCAAGAGCAGTGGTTTTCTTTGCTGGCAGCAGACTCGTTCGCTGATCTTTTAGAGGCGATCCTGTTCAAAGATCTTCGCCATTGTCATGAAGTACCGAACGTTGAAGAATGTTGCCCAGATTGGTGA
- a CDS encoding SMI1/KNR4 family protein, producing MNLGKLFGAGSTGMTDPEHREMISFAGPDLPAAYIEILRLSNGFQFDNGAILYASAEVAERNQTLEVQFYEPGKLAIGDDGGGTLFLLDKGAGKESQVSTIGAGALGSTAPTIVSNSIQAWIEDGCPASTPSSVEVFPEFVDVVLERLPSEGMKALIKIKNELGINTSIGELKRSCENLPACIARKVPYGKFRLRCQKLNERFGNCLVLQECG from the coding sequence ATGAACCTGGGCAAGTTGTTTGGCGCTGGAAGCACGGGTATGACGGATCCGGAGCATCGTGAAATGATAAGTTTTGCAGGTCCGGATTTGCCTGCCGCCTATATCGAGATTCTACGGCTATCCAATGGATTTCAGTTTGACAATGGTGCGATTCTCTACGCCTCGGCAGAAGTCGCAGAGCGAAACCAAACTCTTGAAGTGCAATTTTACGAACCAGGTAAACTTGCAATCGGCGACGATGGAGGAGGAACTTTGTTCCTGCTTGACAAAGGAGCGGGGAAGGAGTCCCAGGTTTCCACGATCGGAGCCGGCGCCCTTGGTTCGACAGCCCCGACCATCGTTTCGAACAGTATTCAAGCATGGATCGAGGACGGATGCCCTGCATCGACTCCGTCGTCTGTTGAAGTGTTTCCGGAATTTGTCGATGTCGTGCTCGAGAGATTGCCCAGCGAGGGCATGAAGGCGCTAATCAAGATCAAGAACGAGCTGGGAATCAATACAAGCATTGGTGAGCTGAAACGAAGCTGTGAGAATCTGCCAGCATGTATCGCCAGGAAAGTGCCGTACGGAAAATTCCGTTTACGGTGCCAGAAGCTGAACGAGCGGTTCGGCAATTGCCTGGTCCTGCAGGAGTGCGGATAG
- the argB gene encoding acetylglutamate kinase, whose translation MDEAIRKADTLIEALGWIRRFRGKLTVIKLGGSVMEQPDALRHVLLDIMFMETVDMRPVVVHGGGAAISRAMDTSGIEPRFIQGRRYTDDATLKIVEEVLAYDVNEAIAKRIEEMGGRAMPLNFRSTNVLFGEKLTLPGPEGEIDLGRVGHVTRVDRSTIENLCYAGQVPVIPSMCLDAEGGMLNVNADTAATAVAQALGAEKLIMLSDVSGVLLDKKDPGSLIHSLNEAEARELIRTGAIDAGMIPKVEACLETLNKGVRKVHIIDGRVRHSLLLEIYTTSGVGTEIVKER comes from the coding sequence TTGGACGAAGCAATACGTAAAGCTGACACGCTGATCGAGGCCCTGGGCTGGATTCGGCGTTTTCGTGGCAAGTTGACCGTGATCAAGCTGGGCGGCAGCGTGATGGAGCAGCCCGATGCGCTCCGCCATGTGCTGCTCGACATCATGTTTATGGAAACGGTCGACATGCGGCCCGTGGTCGTGCATGGCGGCGGGGCGGCGATCAGCAGAGCGATGGATACGTCGGGCATCGAGCCGCGGTTTATCCAGGGCCGTCGGTATACCGACGACGCAACCTTGAAAATCGTCGAGGAAGTTCTCGCCTACGACGTCAACGAAGCGATCGCCAAACGGATCGAAGAGATGGGCGGCCGGGCCATGCCGCTTAATTTCCGTTCGACCAACGTCCTGTTCGGCGAGAAGCTGACGCTGCCCGGTCCCGAAGGCGAGATCGACCTGGGGCGGGTCGGCCATGTGACGCGGGTGGACCGATCGACGATTGAGAACCTGTGCTATGCGGGCCAGGTGCCGGTGATTCCGTCGATGTGCCTCGACGCGGAAGGCGGCATGCTGAACGTTAACGCCGATACAGCCGCCACGGCGGTCGCCCAGGCGCTGGGCGCCGAGAAGCTCATTATGCTGAGCGATGTCAGCGGCGTGCTGCTGGACAAGAAAGACCCCGGCTCGCTGATCCATTCGCTGAACGAGGCGGAAGCTCGCGAGCTGATCCGCACCGGCGCGATCGATGCGGGCATGATCCCCAAAGTCGAAGCCTGTCTGGAAACGCTCAACAAAGGGGTGCGGAAGGTGCATATTATCGATGGGCGCGTGCGGCACTCGCTGCTCCTGGAGATCTACACCACCAGCGGCGTGGGCACCGAAATCGTCAAAGAGCGTTAA
- a CDS encoding aspartate aminotransferase family protein, with translation MTVSAALNSAETVELFHKYVIPNYRRYPVNLVRGEGSNVWDSEGNRFLDLFPGWGCNLLGHCPPKVVQAVQEQAAALLHVPNSWHMEAQGQWAKMLSERSFGGQAFFCNSGAEANEAAIKLARLHTPREKYKIITFEGGFHGRTLGATAATAQPKYHEGLGPLMAGFKYAPFGDLEAVEALIDAETCALMVEPVQGEGGVRIPPEGFLAGLRELADEHELLLIFDEVQAGCGRLGEWFAYQHFGVTPDVMTLAKAICGGVAGGAMLTTAEIAPSLRPGMHASTFGGNPLAARAGIATLETIEEENLLERAKHLGELFRTRLEALQQECERIREVRVQGVMIGIELVDEGADVVTAAMEKGLLINCTQNTVIRLLPAMNLSDEQAHEGCDILADILKQGGA, from the coding sequence ATGACCGTGAGCGCTGCCTTGAATTCGGCCGAGACCGTCGAATTATTTCACAAGTATGTGATTCCCAACTATCGTCGCTACCCGGTCAACCTGGTCCGCGGCGAAGGCTCCAACGTGTGGGATAGCGAAGGCAATCGGTTTCTCGATCTGTTCCCCGGCTGGGGCTGCAACCTGCTGGGCCATTGCCCGCCAAAGGTAGTGCAGGCCGTCCAGGAACAAGCGGCCGCCCTGCTGCACGTGCCCAACTCCTGGCACATGGAAGCCCAGGGCCAGTGGGCCAAAATGCTTTCCGAACGCAGTTTTGGCGGGCAGGCGTTCTTCTGCAACTCCGGCGCGGAAGCGAACGAAGCCGCCATCAAACTAGCGCGGCTGCACACGCCGCGTGAAAAGTACAAAATCATCACCTTTGAAGGCGGCTTTCACGGCCGCACTCTCGGGGCCACCGCCGCCACCGCCCAGCCCAAATACCACGAGGGCCTGGGGCCGCTTATGGCCGGCTTCAAGTACGCCCCCTTTGGCGATCTGGAAGCAGTCGAAGCATTGATCGACGCCGAAACCTGCGCCCTGATGGTCGAGCCCGTCCAAGGGGAAGGCGGCGTTCGCATTCCGCCTGAAGGCTTCCTGGCCGGACTGCGGGAGTTGGCCGACGAGCATGAGTTGCTGCTGATCTTCGACGAAGTGCAGGCCGGCTGCGGCCGACTGGGCGAATGGTTCGCCTACCAGCATTTCGGCGTGACGCCCGACGTCATGACGCTGGCCAAGGCCATCTGCGGCGGCGTCGCCGGCGGCGCCATGCTGACCACCGCCGAGATCGCCCCCAGTCTGCGGCCTGGCATGCATGCTTCGACCTTCGGCGGCAATCCGCTGGCCGCGCGGGCTGGCATCGCCACGCTGGAAACGATTGAAGAAGAGAACTTGCTGGAGCGGGCCAAACACCTGGGCGAACTGTTCCGCACCCGGCTGGAAGCCCTGCAGCAGGAGTGCGAACGGATCCGCGAGGTGCGCGTCCAGGGAGTGATGATCGGCATTGAACTGGTCGACGAAGGCGCCGATGTCGTGACCGCAGCCATGGAAAAAGGGCTGCTGATTAACTGCACGCAAAACACGGTGATTCGGCTTTTGCCGGCGATGAACCTTTCCGACGAACAGGCCCACGAGGGTTGCGATATCCTCGCCGACATCCTCAAGCAA